A single region of the Coregonus clupeaformis isolate EN_2021a chromosome 16, ASM2061545v1, whole genome shotgun sequence genome encodes:
- the LOC123492759 gene encoding uncharacterized protein LOC123492759 has protein sequence MFSKNRFNGQHGTGVAPKGDAKEKVRKKRAPNPRVALVIREKIHRLLQGSGQELPAPDHCYAGIEEEGGGEGQEERKEGTDIFARCGPREEACSSRIPNCKAHGGVSGASCVGEVELNREGCVRIPCTLQHNSSSQSPGKQKLSIPDGIRTVPEQRRTPKHQKWIIPAGIRTIPERRREARHQNRISPNMNSSGFAAAAGAAGGKAGFSRTNADPKRPVSMGDYVDYNFNRTWHDTLLEEDEEEEEEEEEEEEEEEESSAIIEHILKELRGINKIQEEISDLREYLSSVRGSVEEVSSCVDAVLQEIEGIRLGNKASGSPGNGAAGGSDGSSFTPHQRPVSAYGSLGRQMAPSESNIYRPSVFSQRHSIHGTPVEFHLPTLEETSTTVSPGTESVEPDGQEQEDDELSEHSIPEHTMVRKLNCGYLERQDDQDCPSTSSLSSGHSLNSESDLERPSSSHGAGHGGARGGSRGGGLESWGGCGQQHGGTGKSIWCEEGCYSRQRTLEEQEGEGPACVEGTGSWDRYRGSEGYSTGTLGQSSTGSSDRLSLHSSGRHYNSPASTSSREERRCHRRRPQQQHGTQVPTDTHPECPSLGSQLHN, from the exons ATGTTCTCCAAGAACCGCTTCAATGGACAACACGGAACAGGCGTTGCCCCCAAAGGGGACGCCAAGGAGAAGGTTCGCAAAAAGAGGGCCCCCAACCCCAGGGTAGCGCTTGTCATCCGGGAGAAGATCCACCGCCTGCTCCAAGGATCCGGCCAGGAACTACCCGCCCCAGACCATTGCTATGCTGGGAtcgaggaggagggaggaggagaggggcaggaGGAAAGAAAGGAGGGCACAGATATTTTTGCGAGGTGTGGGCCCAGAGAGGAAGCTTGCTCTTCGAGGATCCCCAACTGTAAGGCTCATGGAGGGGTGTCTGGGGCTTCCTGCGTTGGTGAGGTGGAGCTGAACAGAGAGGGCTGTGTCAGGATCCCTTGCACTCTGCAGCACAACAGCAGCAGCCAATCTCCAGGTAAGCAGAAATTGAGTATCCCAGACGGGATTAGGACTGTCCCGGAACAGAGACGAACACCCAAACACCAGAAATGGATCATCCCGGCAGGGATCCGGACCATTCCAGAACGGAGAAGAGAAGCCCGACACCAGAACCGGATTAGCCCAAACATGAACAGCTCAGGGTTTGCCGCAGCGGCAGGGGCAGCAGGAGGGAAGGCTGGCTTCAGTCGGACCAATGCTGATCCAAAGAGACCTGTTTCTATGGGTGACTATGTGGATTACAACTTCAACAGAACTTGGCACGATACTCTgctggaggaggatgaggaagaagaagaggaggaggaggaagaggaggaggaggaagaggagtctAGCGCCATCATCGAGCACATTCTGAAGGAGCTGAGAGGGATCAACAAAATCCAGGAGGAGATCTCGGACCTGCGGGAATACCTTTCATCCGTGCGTGGCTCTGTAGAGGAGGTATCTTCCTGTGTGGATGCTGTGCTCCAGGAGATAGAGGGCATTCGCTTGGGAAACAAGGCTAGTGGCAGTCCAGGGAATGGGGCAGCAGGGGGCAGTGATGGATCCTCCTTCACCCCTCACCAGAGGCCTGTCAGCGCATACGGCAGTTTGGGCAGGCAGATGGCGCCTTCAGAATCTAATATCTACCGACCGTCCGTCTTCAGCCAACGCCACAGCATCCACGGGACGCCAGTGGAGTTCCACTTGCCAACGTTAGAAGAAACGTCTACCACAGTCTCGCCAGGCACCGAATCAGTAGAGCCTGACGGCCAGGAGCAGGAGGATGATGAGCTGTCGGAACACAGCATCCCAGAGCACACCATGGTCAGGAAACTGAACTGTGGCTACCTGGAACGGCAGGACGACCAGGACTGCCCCAGCACCAGCTCCCTGTCCTCAGGACACAGCCTCAATTCAGAGTCTGACCTCGAGAGACCCTCGTCCAGCCACGGTGCAGGGCATGGTGGTGCTAGAGGTGGTAGTAGGGGTGGTGGGTTGGAGAGCTGGGGTGGTTGTGGCCAACAACATGGTGGGACTGGGAAGTCTATATGGTGTGAAGAAGGCTGTTACTCTAGACAGAGGACTCTGGAAGAGCAGGAGGGAGAGGGGCCTGCCTGCgtggaggggacagggagctgggATCGGTACAGGGGCTCAGAGGGGTATAGTACCGGTACCCTGGGCCAGTCTTCCACAGGAAGCTCTGATcgcctctccctccactcctctggaCGACACTACAACTCCCCCGCCAGCACCTCCAGCCGCGAGGAGAGGCGCTGCCATAGACGGAGGCCGCAACAACAGCATGGGACTCAAGTTCCTACGGACACCCACCCAGAGTGCCCCAGCCTGGG ATCTCAGCTACACAACTGA